Genomic window (Rhododendron vialii isolate Sample 1 chromosome 4a, ASM3025357v1):
acaaaaagaaaaaactgcaCTCGAAAAGCAGAACAAAATCATCCGTAAGCATGAGCTTGTATTGTAAAAACACCATACACCACATGACCAACTTGTTCTTTCCACTGAGCATGATTGCATTTGTAAGTTTCATCACGTCAATTAACACTTGAAAATTGATCCAGAAATCAGATTAAACTTGTAAGATATGGGAAAATCATTACAAGAAATCAACTTTCAAAATGAGAAGGCAAGCTGTGATCACATATAAAGACATACTCAAGGCCATAACCTCCTATTCCGCTCGGATTACAGAGGCTTTCAATTCGCCCTTGTCCAGTGGCATCTGTCAATCTTTGCTAATTCGTTGGGATGCTCTTCATGCAGGGAATGTTAAACTTAATACTGACGGTTGTTGATACGACTTCAATGGAGTAAAGGGGTTTGGTGGAGTGTTCAGAGATTGTGATGCCCACTGGGTGATTGGATACTACGGTACTTTGAACTGTGGGTCAAGTTTAGAAGGAGAGATCTGGGCAATTAATAGGGGTTTAACCATTATCCTGGAGGAAGGAATGCTCAACGTGAAGATTGAATCCGACTCTAAAATAGCTCTGAGATGGATCAACAAAGGCCCTCCAGAAGGACACCTTAACCGAGCTATCATTGAAGATTCAAGAATCCTTCTCAGTCGAACAGGTCTGGAACTGAAGCACATTTACCATGAAGCTAACCAGACTGCTGGCCACTTGGTGCAGAACAAGCGGAGGAACTCATCCTCACTGCAAATATCCTTAGCCCCTGCAAGACCCTTCGTGCGCGATGATGGAATGGGCGTTGCCCACCTTAGGTTTTAGTCGGTTTAGGCTCCTGTTGGTCTTATTTTGAACTACTATATGctcttgttctgtttttttcctGTTGTTGTTCTGAGTTGGGACAAGGCATTCCTTCAGACACTCCCAAATCCGTAGTCCCTTTCTTTAATGGGTAGAACTTAGAAGCCTCAGAATCTCATATTTTCGTTGTTTCTTCTATCAACTGTCATCAATTTGGTTCGGGATGCCCGTTATTGATATGCgtgatcagtttttttttttgacaagacgCGATCAGTTTAATATCACAGATTCACatggtttatttttgttgatgCGCATTCTTTTGCACTCATATCAATGCCATCTAGTAGATGTGGCAAATTGGCGGATTTGGGCGGGTTAAAATGGGTCGTGGCCTCATGGGCTGAATATGGGCGGATTGAATACGGGTCAAAAGTAGACGGTTTGAAATGGGCcgggtcgaatatgggtcaagcaATACCCAAACCCAATCTGTTTTCccgtttttttcccccttttttgttCTCCCCATTTTCCCCCCTCCCTAGTATGACTGCCACCGGATCATAGATGAACATACTTTTGCACCAACAACATACGTTTGCCAATtagttttttccccaaaatatGGCTGCTTTTGTTTCCGGTTCCAACTCTTTCTTCGGCTACCTTCcggacctaatttttttttttttttgccaaaatggtaGGAGTTGTAATATCAAAAAGAACCAAATACATTAATGACGTTGGATATCGTCCCAAAGGgagtaaataaccaaacaaaGAGGCCTAGATACCCAAGATCACTACTAGATCCTCGCACCAGGATTTGTCATCAAGTCGGCCATGACTGATCTCCAAACAGAGAGAGCAACAAACCCTCAACTACAGCAAAGACCACCACAAGATCCAACACCAGAAACCTTACCCAGAAACTCCCATAAATGGAgagaaatcaaaccaacaaaaatcccaaaccaaatcaacataaccTAAAAACAACcgaaccaaaaaagaaataggaaaataaaaatccGGCTGAGAACTCTGTTGTCGGCTTATCCGCCGAATAAGCAAAGCCaaaccatttttcttcttcaaatctGCACTAGATCGGCCCCAATAAGCACCAGACAGAGGgggggcggtggtggtggtggggtggggtgggagGGCGGAGATGGAGGCGGATGGAGGTGGAGAGTGGATGGGGGATGCGCAAGTAGAGCACGAGGAGGCTAGGaagtgaaaaagagggagggaggaggggAGGTGAAGGTGAGAAGTGGCGGCCACCTCCGCCCCACCCTAGAAGGAGGAAAAGTTTGGAGAGAGAGGCTCtcaaagtagagagagagagagagagagagagagagtttgaaaataattaaaatatttccGGACCTAATTACTTTCAGCTATTTTTCACCTTTTGTATAcacaagaaaaattaataatggggttaaggctccgtttgtttcgatgtaaaatatttttttagaaatcaaattttaaacttttattttccgataTCTGAATGGCACATGAAAAATATCTTTCGAAACAATAGTTTTCCGTCGTTTGGTTGTCAAAATACTTTTCAACACAAAGGTTATGTACTAACCTGTTATTTTAAGTTATATATAGAACCTCCCAACCATTTTAAAACCTCccaacacttaaaaaaaaaaaaaaaaaaaaacccatcctATAAAAGTTCTTAAAGAATAACCCAACAAATAATACACAAATTAATTTGGATTCTGTGGATAAAAGCTCATCAAAAAATAACCCAATCCTCCAATTGTTCATCGTTACTATCTAAATCAGTTTAGTAACGATACATGTTCATCTATGAGCAACTCCTTCTGGCAAAAACTTATCGGCACACCATTTTGTCCCCCGCGGCTGATTAGATTTTGATTTGGGAGGGGCACAAGATAGAGAGTGTTTTGACACCAATCGGGACGCTGTTAACTTTGAGATGACAATTTTCAGAGGATTTTCTATTGcatttagttttttaaaaaatttaaaagtactATCCGTTTAGTGCACTTTGTCGCAAGGGGGAAACTGAGAAATCagttttagaaaattaaagtCCTTGTGTCATTGGCAAAAGAAAAGGGGGTGATTATTCGCAGTctcgtattttctcccttagcccattacatttcggtaaatagttgttgaaaatcatacataacatttcggtaaatagctgttgaaaacaatattatatttcggtaactacatgttgaaaatatgttcaaccttcagTAAACAattgccgaacatacattttcggtaaataactattgagaaaaatattatattttggtaattgtatgatgaaaatgtatctcaatttcggtaactaactgtcgagtataattgaaaatttttaacggactaagagagaaaatatgggGCCACGAATAGTCGGCCCGAAAGAAAAACCTTCACTCTTCTGTCACAGAAATGTTTTTCTAATTGCAGTAGAAAATATAAATACTACTAGGACGCAGTTAGAAAGGGATgggataaattaaataaaagtttttttttttccatggaaAACGAAATATGGAGTAATTATTTAAGCTAGATTGATAAAGAAAACCATGTAGAAATGCGTAAATAGATGTGCATCGAAACGGCACCTTCAGAAAAATTTACTCCTATTAAAGAAAGAAGGTAAACTGAACTCTCCCAAACTCGGTTtggaaattttgaaattaaatttttgCAGAATTACCAAGGTTGACCGTCAAGACATTCGTTTCGCCCATGGCTTGGCCAAGGAGGCAAAATTAGCGTCTTCTTTCTCAGCAGCCGCCAGAGGCACACTGTTTTGGATTGACGCtctttatgtttatgtttgtagCTTATGTcgtttgttgtattttgtttcaGTTATGGACTCAAAGTATTTGTACTCTTTCATATCATCAATGCATTTCTTGCTctttcactaaaaaaataaataaataaatacttcatCGACGACAGGTTACGTGTTTTAGGAACGTATAAAGAAtgaatgaattttttaaattggacCCATTAGAGCAACTTTATCAGTTGAGGTAAAAAGCTATTTTACCTAAGCAAAACCTTCAAATGAGCATTACACCAGATTAGGTAAAGGCTTAGGTAAAATCCATCTATGAACACTGCTTAGGTAAATATACCTAAGCACTATTCACCATgtgtatattattttattaactgttctctctcccccccccccccccccccccccctctcttcccagaaaataaaagtaataatattttaatagagaataggttaaatagatagtattagtgtagtgttgagagagatgtgtgtagataaaatgaaaaaagtgcaCTGTTTACTAGCATTTTTACCTAACAATTGATAAATTTGCTCTTACCAACCTATCTAAACCCATGCAAAATACGACAAGATCCCCtaataaatttattttgccaataaaaaaaaacccattatacaatatgggTGGATTAAGTTGGATTATAAGTGGACGGATTAAGACGAGTTCAAAAATGTGGGTTGAGATGGCCTCGTCTACTTTTTAGGTACGGGAATGGGTACATTCTGGGTTCTTTTGGGTCAATTCGTAATGATTTTAAAACTTTAGGGGTTCCAGAGTAAAAACTCTGTAATTTGGCAATGACATAAGTTTGGGAGAGTTCAAAtatctctctcgctctctctcggGTACCCTGtgcaaaaaaaaactctctctctctctctctctctctctctctctctctccggtggCTTTATGTACTCTATATTTCAAATCTATAAATGCGTGGATACTGATTTGGTCGTTCTATCCATCtaaaattagttttttagcCATTATTTCTGTCGATGATGGACTCGAGATAGGCCCGTTGTTTTCAGAATAAGGTTGCTGGGATCAGAGAGCATCCATCATCAATCCAGAATGGTAGAGATCCGTGGCTACTCCGTCTGATCCCGTTCTCCATTAAAAAAGGTTAGCTTTTGATAAATCGTCTTTCCGGCGATGATTTGTGCCCCTTGTTTTCTGATAGCTAGtacaatattcttatttttttgagaaaaaaaaaatcaattatgttcTAAATCTGAATTGCTGGGTTCAGTCCTTAGTTCTCGGATCTTTGTGTTACTGTTTAGCCATGTAGCCCTTACGATTTTTCTCTGCTCGTTTCTCTTGTACATTATCTTACTAGCAATAATCTAATCTCTTTTCGATTCACGGGATCTGAAAAGTCTAGGGCTGTCCAAGAAAAATCGAGAACCGTGAAATCGGACCGAACCGATCCGTGACTTTTGAATTGGATCCGTGGATTGATGGTTCGGACACGgatttgaaaattggaaaaccgtgagatacggttcggtccacggattttcattaTAAAACCGTGGATAAACCGAATTGGACcgtgaaatatttaaaaataacaaataaaaaatatatgtgtgtgtaatatttagtaaataattataagttttaccaattgattttatttttttcagcaATTTTATCTTGATGTGAtactatttgtttgttttgtgaaacTAATTGGCTGGTTTTTGTTACGTTTTATGGAATGTAATAAGTAGATAATGCTTGGACAATACTTGACTAGAATTGGCATGTCGTGTTGGTGAAGTCATGTGGTTGTTGCCTAGCTGTATCTAATCTTGTATCTAATCTGGAACTCTGGATAATACTTGTGTGCTTTACTTCATTTGGTTGCTACCTTGCTGGATGTAATGGCAGATTGTAATGCTTATCTTTCTGGTGGCAagaatttggtttctttttgttagatttgcaatTTAGTGTTTATGGAATGTAATCCGTGGATAAAACCGGAACCGAACCGTGACTTACAGATTGGATTGGAACCGAACCGTGGGACTTTTGATCTGGACACggattgtattttctaaaaaccgTGACTCGCGGATTAGGATTGAATTCATAGTAATCTGGTCCAATCCGGACCGCGGACAGCCCTACTAAAAACTATGTGCAAAGACACAAACGTATAACTGTATAACTACAGAAAGACAGGCTAATAGATTGTAAAAAATACAGGAGATGTGATTTTCGATAATAAAATTTAACAGCAAGtcaatgtattttgattttggaaaccAATTTTTGAGTAAAAGAAAgtgtttgaaatatttttttggtttgggaaGGGATGTTATCGTAGAtgaatttcaaattcaatttgGTAAAGTACGGAGAGATTGTTGGAGTCATATTAGCATAAATTAAAACAACTTTGGTCGCTAAGCATAAAATTAAGTGAACTAATTTTAGCACAAACCTTTCAAGTGAACAACCCTGTTTTTACCATTCATATAACATTTTAAAATTCCCCTTTGTATTCATCAATTTTTGATGCACTCTTTACGAATGAAGGGGTAGTTAGGTAAATTAGATGCTTTAAGGACAAAAAAGGTGAGTCGCGTGATTAAATACAAGAGCATTAAAACTATTTTGCAAGAATAGAAGGTAAAAATGTTAGCTTTTGATAAATAGTCTTTCTGGCGATGATTTAGAATATGTGCCCCTTGTTTTCTGATAGCTACAATATTTAAAATTCAATTATGTTCTAAATCTGAATTGCTGGGTTCAGTCCTTACTTCTCGGAATTTTGTATTAGTTGGTTACCCTAAACCCTAGCAATAATCTATTTTCGATTCAGTACTGGATCTGAAAACTATGTGCAGTGACACAAACGTGTAACTACGGAAAGACAGGCAAATAGATTGTAAAAACTCTGGAAAAAgtgattttcaataaataaaatttagggAGGGATGTTATCACAGAtgaatttcaaattcaattcgGTAAAGTACGGAGATATTGTTGGAGTATattataaattaattaaaacaaCTTTGGACAATAAGCATAAAATTAAGTGAACTAATTTTAGCACAGACCTTTAAGTGAACAACCCTGTTTTTACCATTCATATAACATTTTAGAATTCCCCTTTGTAttcatcaatttttgatacACTCTTTAGAAATGGAGAGGTAATTAGGTAAATTAGATactttaaggaaaaaaaaggtgagTCACGTGATCAAATACCAAATCATTATCTATTTTGCAAGAATAGAAGGTAAAATTATGGATTTGGTACCAGGAGTAGGTAGCTAATAAAGGTGTGACATTGAGAAGCATACCATACGTAGTAGATAAGTTATGGAAGATAATCTTATTTGAAGGAATTTGGTTCATGACCATAATAggaagagacagagagaaagaagaTCAAAATGAAACTAAAATCATATGGAAATGGACAGTTCGAGGAAGGAGATGGGAGTAAAATGGGAAAGGGTTAAGTGGGTTTTTGTATGATTTTATTGATTGTTTAAGGAAAAAAGAGATATTCCCAAGTAGGATAAACATGCTCACTGCTCAGTATATAGTGTAGATTCGGATCCCTGCGGTACTCCTATTATGTAGCTAGGTGCCCTCTTGAAAAGCTGAATGTTAGAATTTGAGGGGTTCGGGCCGTTCGGCTccatttttcttcatcttctgtTGATTtagtatggttttttttttggaatgacaGTATGGAAACCCTTTGGCCTGTTAGCTTAGCGATAACCTatgcttagaaattctagactTACGGAGATTGAGGTTGTTCATTTGTTACAAGAACCTGATGATCATGCtacctttttctttgttttaggtAATCCATTTGTTCTCTCTATCTTTTTTCGATTAGCATTAAGGAAAGAAGATTATCAGTTGAAATGTCCGGTTCCTTTCTCtattaaaaaaacttttgaccAGTTTAGTTTACTTACTCGAACCAAACAAACCTATGAGCACAGCAATTATGTTAAGTTCTTCCTAATGTGTAAGGTATTTGTAAGTTTTTCTGTATTATCAATTTGCTATCGAGCCCTTATGAaacttgtttttggttttttttcattAGCTATTCATTTGTTCTCTACCTGGACATTGCCAAACCAAGCTCCCCTACTTGAAGTTTGTTCTTGGAATTTGAAACCGAATGCTATGAGGCTGAAGAAGTGCACCCGTGGAATTTCCTCCAGCAATACTGGTGAAATGGTGAATGATGTCAACTTGCCTCCTGAGATAGTGATTGACATTCTGACAAGACTTCCAGCGAAGGTGGTAGGCCAGTGCAAGTGCATCTGTAAGCATTGGCGCGCTCTGATTGAGGACCCTACGTTTGCCGAATTGCACCATAATCGCGCCAAGTGTAGACCAGACGGTTGCTACCTGGTAATCTCTTTAAGCCCCGCCATCACCTTTGATAAGATAGATTTTTTCTCAGTCGGTTACGAAGGTGGATCTGCTCAACACTTGTTCACTTTTCCGACCCAAGAGAAAGGTTGGTATCATATTAAACAATCTGTCAATGGCTTAATATGTGGGTACCTTATGAAGCCAAGAACTATTTTCATAGTGAATCCTACCACCAAAGAAGTTTTTACCCTTCCCCAATCAAGTATGCCAAGAGGTGATTCCCTCTTTTTTACTCACCCAAGGTTTTCGTTTGGATTTGACCCTTCCACTAAACAATACAAAGTGTTCAACGTATCCCCTAACCTACATCCGAGTGCGAATACGGAGTTTGCTGAGTACTCTTATTACCAGTATGAAATTTTCACTTTGGGTACACATTCATGGAGAAAAATTGACGTTGTCCCCCCGTCCCCTCACTTTCCGTTTGGTTTTGGGGGCATTTGTGTGAATGGAGTTATATACTGGAGAAGTACATCTACGAAACCTTCTTCCACTATTGATAAGGAGGTCATAGTGGCATTTGACCTCAAAGAGGAGAGATTTCGGGTGATTCCATTGCCTGATGGACCCTCAGCCAAGCCTTGTCTGCGAGAACTTGGAGGCCATTTGGCTGCTTGTGAGGATTTCCCAGAAGATGTACCGGAGGAGCTTTGGATACTAGAGGACTATGAGAACTGGGTTTGGGTCAAAGTCATCATCACACCGCCgtgtaattttgtttttgcgGACTATTTTCATACGAATGGTGCAATTCAGACCGGTGAGATCCTTTTACATAGCCCAACCACGGCCCTATGTTCGTCTCCCAGCTTGTTTGATATCTGCTATTATGACCGGAAGAATAGTAGTATGAGAAGGATTGATGTCACCGGGCTTCCTCTTTCAGAGGTCATGGGTCCACCACGTAATGGTCTACTTGGAAAAATAAGGGTCTCTGATTGTGTGGAGAATCTGTTATCCTTGAGGGGAATTTAAAAGTTTAATCCTTTTTGCGTTGTAATATTTTCTCTATGTTATACTTGTTATTGCATTTCATTCTTGTGAGACTTCTCTGTGAAGTTGTCTGCCTAGGGGTGGGTGTGTATTGATTCACGTTAGATTGTGGATTTTTCCAATGAGAAATTTATGGGCATTGGATTATTGGATTTAGGCAGAAGTCACAGAACGTATGATGGAATTTATGGGCATTCTATGGCATTGTTGATTCAGTCTTCATATCAAATTATAACCCGGTCCGTTGTTGGAGTACATAGGATTTTTGCAGTTAACTAGCAGTTCAATCGATTGCAAGAAGACTATTTagatgttttttaaaatttcttgttCTCGTGAATTTTCAATGTCTTGGAAAACGGTAATGCAATGCAAGATCCACTTGTAAAAGCAATGTTCCTTGTTATAGCCGCTCATTTTCTTTAAAATGGTTTGTTAGTGTCTTtgtaaaaatcaactttttaaaTATCTAAGacatttacgaatcatccaactatGTTTCAGAAGCTTTAGAATTCAAGCTTGAAGTATGAAACAGAGCTGGATGTTTCGTAAAGTCCTCTACCGATTTCTAAAAAAGTTAAAGGAATTAGATAGAGGCCAACTATAGGTACCTGACTTTTCATGCTAgacatatttttcttttttcttttttttttttgtgtgtgtagttgtaatgttgtatgtgttttttttttttgggtgtgtcTGATCTCAAAAAGAGCTACGAGGCCCTTGACGATGGCACAAGTGACTATTATGGCTCTAATGTGAAGGCGAATACTTTCGTTCAATTTTGAAGGCAAATATTTTATAAGTATTTTATTTCCCATTTTATGAAATAggttattctttcacaatacatcacttttaattagaaaaataagtatttattattCAAataagtaagtacttatttgaaaaataaaaatttattttaattagcgAAACGAGACCTAAATGAGCTACATTTATGGGGCTTTAAAATCTTGGTTAGCCCACATCCTTTCAGCCCAACGAAATTCTGGATTAATAAAATACTTGACAGGTTACTAATATGTTATGGCAACTGGACGCTTTTGCggaattttaataaaatcttgAATTAATAGGCGTTGTAGCAGCGAATCAGAGTTAAAGTAGCAAGCCAAACCCCAAAAATatccacacctctctctctctctctctctctctctctctctctaagttaaAGTAGCAAGCCAAACCCCAAAAATATCCCTTCATCAGCCTCGCTTGTAGCTCTTTACTTTAACCAGATTTCTACAATGCTACAGTGCCTCGTGCAAAATCCAGAGCAACTGTTCATTTGCTACTTAGTATTTTAATAGTTTTTATTTCACTGTTCATGCTTATTTTAATGT
Coding sequences:
- the LOC131324413 gene encoding putative F-box protein At1g32420, which codes for MRLKKCTRGISSSNTGEMVNDVNLPPEIVIDILTRLPAKVVGQCKCICKHWRALIEDPTFAELHHNRAKCRPDGCYLVISLSPAITFDKIDFFSVGYEGGSAQHLFTFPTQEKGWYHIKQSVNGLICGYLMKPRTIFIVNPTTKEVFTLPQSSMPRGDSLFFTHPRFSFGFDPSTKQYKVFNVSPNLHPSANTEFAEYSYYQYEIFTLGTHSWRKIDVVPPSPHFPFGFGGICVNGVIYWRSTSTKPSSTIDKEVIVAFDLKEERFRVIPLPDGPSAKPCLRELGGHLAACEDFPEDVPEELWILEDYENWVWVKVIITPPCNFVFADYFHTNGAIQTGEILLHSPTTALCSSPSLFDICYYDRKNSSMRRIDVTGLPLSEVMGPPRNGLLGKIRVSDCVENLLSLRGI